In one window of Thermanaerothrix sp. DNA:
- a CDS encoding 1-deoxy-D-xylulose-5-phosphate reductoisomerase, with product MTPIRVGIVGATGSVGRAFCDVCALYPDRFKVVAVASGRNVSSLVSLARRFGCEAICSVGGDPSRVSFEGRVYRGSHGLMEMIQREDVQHWAFLASGTQCVHHFDLAVSMGFDVSIANKESIVVAGPWILSKSRPGQVRPVDSEHSAIWQCIMGEPSAVEKMILTASGGPFRDVPLDRLKHVTPSEALAHPVWSMGAKITVDSATMANKGIECIEAMRLFNIPMDRVDALIHPRSQVHGMVMFSDGTYKMVLSRADMRLPAAMALSYPDRLPLGEHLAPPAVYDWDLCFREVEKERFPAFFLAKEAGKKDGPYPALYVGADEVAVESFLTGRIAFDHIPRVLDVVMSSYSGPAPASMDEALNLVECGRKMALEVCESLGRR from the coding sequence TTGACCCCTATTAGGGTAGGAATCGTTGGGGCTACGGGCAGCGTTGGAAGGGCGTTCTGTGATGTGTGCGCCCTTTATCCAGATAGGTTCAAAGTTGTAGCCGTGGCCTCCGGGAGGAACGTTTCCAGCCTTGTATCTTTGGCCAGGAGGTTTGGGTGTGAAGCCATATGCTCAGTAGGCGGAGATCCGTCCAGGGTTTCATTTGAAGGTCGGGTTTACAGGGGATCCCATGGTCTTATGGAGATGATCCAGCGCGAAGATGTGCAGCATTGGGCATTTTTGGCCTCCGGCACCCAGTGTGTTCACCACTTCGATCTGGCGGTCTCCATGGGGTTTGACGTCTCAATAGCCAACAAAGAGAGCATAGTGGTGGCCGGACCTTGGATACTTAGCAAGTCAAGGCCAGGACAGGTAAGACCGGTGGACAGCGAACACAGTGCCATATGGCAATGCATAATGGGGGAGCCATCGGCTGTGGAGAAGATGATTCTAACAGCTTCCGGGGGGCCCTTTAGGGATGTCCCGCTGGATCGCCTTAAGCATGTGACCCCATCAGAAGCTCTAGCGCATCCGGTATGGTCCATGGGGGCCAAGATAACCGTGGACAGCGCCACCATGGCCAACAAGGGTATTGAGTGCATAGAGGCAATGAGGTTGTTCAACATACCCATGGATAGGGTAGATGCCTTGATACATCCCAGGTCTCAGGTCCATGGGATGGTGATGTTTAGCGATGGCACCTACAAAATGGTGTTGTCCCGAGCTGATATGAGGCTCCCCGCGGCGATGGCCCTGTCGTACCCCGATAGGCTGCCATTGGGAGAGCATTTGGCACCGCCCGCTGTTTATGATTGGGACCTTTGCTTCCGTGAGGTTGAGAAAGAACGCTTCCCGGCTTTCTTCCTTGCCAAGGAAGCGGGGAAAAAGGATGGGCCATACCCCGCGCTGTACGTTGGGGCTGACGAAGTGGCGGTGGAGTCGTTCTTGACGGGGCGTATAGCCTTTGATCATATACCTAGAGTTCTTGACGTTGTGATGTCCTCTTACTCTGGCCCAGCCCCGGCTTCAATGGATGAAGCGCTAAACTTGGTGGAGTGCGGTCGCAAAATGGCTCTTGAAGTCTGTGAATCCCTTGGGAGGCGTTGA
- a CDS encoding phosphatidate cytidylyltransferase: protein MEGSRVSDAFRSNLALRTASGVVLGLLVLSSLYAGGWYWKLVVSVIAMGSLWEFYSLLSSRYTMSKAMGLAAGLMMLWVASMGLSLSSVLAVISLLAFMVLFVEVLRRQSTGQSDALANIGGTLAGVAYVILPWCFLILLREQTWGRLFVLTIFMCTWFCDVTAYFVGSMWGKYPLCDKVSGKKTWEGFGGGVLGSLFASSLLALIFEFPPLPLLLLGLLCGFMGQLGDLGESVLKREAGVKDSGSLIPGHGGLLDRFDSILVNSSLAFIIFEVLGR from the coding sequence ATGGAGGGATCAAGGGTCAGTGATGCTTTCAGGAGCAATCTGGCGTTGAGAACCGCAAGCGGTGTAGTCCTAGGGTTGCTCGTCCTGTCCTCTCTTTATGCTGGAGGATGGTATTGGAAGCTTGTGGTATCCGTAATAGCCATGGGGTCTTTATGGGAGTTTTATTCGCTTCTTTCCTCTCGCTATACCATGTCCAAGGCGATGGGGCTGGCGGCAGGCCTTATGATGTTGTGGGTAGCCTCCATGGGCCTAAGCCTATCATCGGTCTTGGCCGTCATATCGCTCTTGGCTTTTATGGTTTTGTTCGTGGAGGTTCTTAGAAGACAGAGTACTGGGCAAAGCGATGCTTTAGCCAACATTGGAGGCACGTTGGCAGGGGTTGCCTATGTGATATTGCCTTGGTGTTTCCTAATACTCCTAAGAGAGCAAACTTGGGGAAGGCTTTTTGTCCTTACCATCTTTATGTGCACGTGGTTTTGTGATGTCACCGCCTATTTTGTGGGCAGCATGTGGGGTAAGTATCCTCTGTGTGACAAGGTAAGCGGCAAGAAGACCTGGGAGGGTTTTGGCGGGGGAGTTTTGGGCAGCCTATTCGCCTCATCGCTCCTCGCCTTGATCTTTGAGTTCCCACCTCTCCCCTTGCTTCTGCTTGGATTACTATGTGGCTTTATGGGGCAGCTTGGGGATCTTGGAGAATCGGTGTTGAAGAGGGAAGCTGGCGTGAAGGACAGCGGAAGCCTGATCCCGGGTCACGGGGGGCTCTTGGACAGGTTCGACAGCATACTAGTCAACTCCTCTCTCGCTTTCATAATCTTTGAGGTCCTAGGGAGGTAA